One genomic segment of Paenibacillus sp. FSL H8-0332 includes these proteins:
- a CDS encoding S-layer homology domain-containing protein → MTLHPPAAVELGGTVKITGTSTLDEVIIQVQRPVKSTLFYDIVPVSNGLFSISFALSKSEVAGTYKVLAGAGTQVAAADLIVKAPSTGGGTGTGGGSGDGGGTGTGGGTGTGGGTGTGEGTGTGGGTGTGEGTGTGGGTGNGGGTDSGTGSGGTISTGTSTSAPTGTITAAGKPVTPPASNATPVQVDTSKNTAVSETAANGRVTTTVNQDGTALAAALSAAAQQDNHGAAPIVFMAYNNISGAGVRFSLPASVLSAAALNAPDTIISMQSNDGEYSLPLSVLDFAAIVQSLGTAPDNLTIQINISPAAADVNAAIQQSARNIAASQLGSAIEFTVAAAGSGKTIELNRFGSTYVSRSIVLPSSVDKTHASVVLYDPSTGQFSFVPALFDKQADGSTKVTFKRNGNSTYTVLASTRTFNDIRSHWAKADIELLASKLIVNGSTETQFAPDSDITRAEFAALLVRSLGLTPDTAGANYTDVMTGDWYAGAIGAAVQAKLVEGFQDQSFRPNDTITREQMAVMISRAISFAGQTNDAISGQVRPLSAFQDQAEISSWAQGAVAQAVQAEIITGMTPETFVPAAKASRAQAVVMLSRLLKYTGFMN, encoded by the coding sequence GTGACGCTACATCCTCCGGCTGCTGTGGAGCTGGGCGGCACGGTGAAGATTACCGGTACTTCTACTCTGGATGAAGTCATTATTCAAGTGCAGCGGCCGGTCAAAAGTACTCTGTTCTATGATATTGTTCCAGTAAGCAACGGGCTATTCTCTATTTCGTTTGCTTTGTCCAAAAGTGAGGTTGCCGGAACGTATAAAGTGCTGGCAGGAGCGGGCACCCAAGTTGCCGCAGCTGATCTGATTGTCAAAGCGCCGTCAACAGGAGGCGGCACTGGAACTGGCGGCGGAAGCGGAGACGGAGGCGGCACCGGAACTGGTGGGGGCACCGGAACTGGTGGGGGCACCGGAACTGGTGAGGGCACCGGAACTGGTGGGGGCACCGGAACTGGTGAGGGCACCGGGACTGGCGGCGGCACCGGAAACGGCGGTGGAACCGACAGCGGCACTGGAAGCGGCGGCACCATCAGCACTGGTACCAGCACCAGCGCTCCGACGGGAACGATCACGGCAGCAGGCAAGCCAGTCACTCCGCCGGCGTCGAATGCTACGCCCGTTCAGGTAGATACAAGCAAGAATACTGCCGTATCGGAGACGGCGGCGAACGGCCGGGTGACCACGACCGTTAATCAAGACGGCACGGCGCTGGCTGCTGCTCTCTCCGCTGCAGCACAGCAGGATAATCACGGAGCTGCTCCGATTGTTTTCATGGCTTATAATAACATTTCAGGAGCGGGGGTGCGTTTTAGTCTGCCGGCCTCCGTTCTGTCAGCCGCAGCCTTGAATGCACCGGATACGATTATATCGATGCAATCCAATGACGGCGAGTATTCACTGCCGCTAAGTGTTCTTGACTTTGCTGCAATCGTGCAAAGCCTGGGCACAGCACCGGATAACCTCACGATTCAAATCAACATTTCTCCGGCAGCGGCAGATGTGAACGCGGCAATTCAACAAAGTGCGCGGAACATTGCGGCCTCCCAGTTGGGAAGTGCCATTGAATTTACAGTTGCTGCAGCAGGGAGCGGGAAGACAATAGAGCTGAACCGTTTTGGCTCAACCTATGTCAGCCGAAGCATTGTCCTTCCCTCATCTGTGGACAAAACACATGCATCAGTAGTTCTTTATGATCCGTCTACAGGACAATTTTCATTTGTCCCCGCTTTGTTTGATAAGCAGGCAGACGGATCGACTAAAGTAACTTTTAAACGGAATGGCAACAGTACGTATACCGTTCTTGCGTCCACCCGGACATTTAATGATATCCGCAGTCATTGGGCGAAGGCAGATATTGAACTGCTGGCTTCGAAGCTGATCGTGAACGGGTCCACGGAGACTCAATTTGCTCCGGATAGTGATATAACCAGAGCGGAGTTCGCGGCATTGCTCGTCCGTTCACTGGGACTGACTCCTGATACAGCGGGAGCGAACTACACTGATGTGATGACGGGAGACTGGTATGCCGGAGCCATTGGTGCAGCAGTTCAGGCCAAGCTGGTGGAAGGCTTCCAGGATCAGAGCTTTAGGCCGAATGACACGATTACCCGTGAGCAAATGGCGGTCATGATCTCCAGAGCGATTTCATTCGCCGGACAGACTAACGATGCTATAAGCGGGCAGGTCCGGCCGCTATCTGCTTTCCAGGATCAGGCTGAGATTAGCAGCTGGGCTCAAGGGGCAGTAGCACAAGCTGTTCAGGCAGAGATTATTACCGGTATGACACCTGAAACCTTTGTTCCGGCTGCGAAAGCCAGCCGGGCCCAGGCTGTTGTCATGCTATCCCGTTTATTAAAATACACTGGGTTTATGAACTAG
- a CDS encoding S-layer homology domain-containing protein produces the protein MGLITAMASVLISGCVVSTSSVTFNYPADQPDSTEHVYLRYSDGTVAAVPDAAGGSSVTVATYSNKTIVGGYVSDGNISWVPEYSYSYPTVNVSGFQTYKPAFAADHVKLAKQPEQDANYPAYINVTLAVYDTDDNLVTGRTEVFAHSATAYTVFKNTDPLDNLNNNNTANGGFSSYTENGLVTFLIQSDSADISSQISLYSGAQIIAENIFKKVTGITVTSIGGSDSLYAGDSLTMSAEVLPLHAANRAVVWSVVYGSGSATIDATSGELTAVDPGTITVTAAATDGTGTTGSLLLTILETPVPTASPMPTEAPTEAPTPTEAPTETPTSTPTTAPTVAPTEAPTEAPTSTPTTAPTTAPTEAPTSTPTTAPTTAPTEAPTSTPTTAPTVAPTEAPTTAPTEAPTEAPTTVPTEAPTEAPTSTPTGATAPIGVTATATPTATPTAAPTAAATPIPAAAGPGVQFISNVVDLSSVLTSLSLRIEDVKLNPAPLIFTDTTAHWANSAIGIFVKLGVVSGYPDGGFHPNASITRAEFATVLAKVFGLSETASPGSSLSDTSGHWAEASIRALQQRGVISGYQNGLFLPNREISRAEIIAMISKIIDLNSVNSPASSGFSDLDKTWNQEQIMQAAAAGIISGSGNGVFLPARQASRAEALTIVLRVLETNPELKTLLDTLK, from the coding sequence ATGGGGCTAATAACAGCAATGGCTTCGGTTCTAATAAGCGGATGTGTTGTAAGCACCAGCTCTGTCACATTTAATTATCCTGCTGACCAACCGGACAGCACCGAGCATGTATATTTACGGTATTCGGACGGTACAGTAGCTGCAGTTCCTGATGCTGCAGGAGGCAGCAGTGTAACCGTTGCGACTTACAGTAATAAAACCATTGTTGGCGGGTATGTGAGCGACGGCAATATAAGCTGGGTTCCGGAATATTCGTATTCGTACCCCACGGTGAACGTATCCGGATTTCAAACCTACAAGCCTGCTTTTGCCGCAGATCATGTGAAACTGGCTAAACAGCCGGAGCAGGATGCCAATTATCCTGCCTATATCAATGTTACTCTTGCTGTCTATGATACTGACGATAACCTGGTGACCGGCCGCACCGAAGTATTTGCCCATTCGGCTACAGCTTACACCGTATTTAAGAATACAGATCCATTGGATAATCTCAATAATAATAATACTGCTAATGGAGGCTTCTCCTCGTATACAGAGAACGGCCTCGTCACCTTCCTCATCCAATCGGACAGTGCGGATATCTCTTCCCAGATTTCGCTGTACTCGGGTGCGCAGATCATCGCGGAGAATATCTTCAAAAAGGTAACCGGAATTACAGTAACAAGTATCGGCGGCTCCGATTCCCTGTATGCGGGGGACTCACTCACTATGAGTGCTGAAGTCCTGCCGTTGCATGCTGCCAACCGGGCTGTAGTCTGGTCTGTTGTATACGGCAGCGGGTCCGCGACTATTGATGCAACAAGCGGTGAACTTACCGCAGTTGATCCAGGTACAATAACTGTTACAGCCGCAGCTACAGACGGCACGGGTACAACGGGCAGCCTCCTGCTTACTATATTGGAGACGCCAGTACCAACAGCATCGCCGATGCCGACTGAGGCCCCAACAGAGGCGCCGACGCCGACCGAGGCCCCAACCGAGACGCCAACATCGACGCCGACCACAGCGCCGACCGTGGCGCCAACCGAGGCGCCAACGGAGGCGCCAACATCGACGCCGACCACAGCACCGACCACAGCGCCAACCGAGGCGCCAACATCGACGCCGACCACAGCACCGACCACAGCGCCAACCGAGGCACCAACATCGACGCCGACCACAGCACCGACCGTGGCACCAACGGAGGCGCCGACCACAGCGCCAACCGAAGCACCAACCGAGGCGCCGACCACAGTGCCAACCGAAGCACCAACGGAGGCGCCAACATCGACGCCGACCGGGGCGACAGCACCCATAGGGGTCACGGCGACAGCTACCCCTACAGCAACACCAACGGCTGCCCCAACGGCCGCAGCAACGCCAATACCTGCAGCTGCTGGACCGGGTGTGCAGTTCATAAGCAATGTTGTCGATCTTTCCAGTGTGCTGACCAGCCTTTCGCTTAGAATTGAAGATGTCAAATTGAATCCGGCTCCGTTAATTTTTACAGATACCACGGCTCACTGGGCCAACTCTGCCATCGGTATTTTTGTAAAGTTAGGTGTGGTTTCCGGCTATCCGGATGGCGGCTTCCATCCGAATGCAAGCATTACCCGTGCGGAGTTCGCTACCGTTCTTGCTAAGGTGTTCGGCCTTTCGGAGACCGCTTCGCCCGGAAGCTCCTTGAGCGATACCTCCGGCCACTGGGCCGAAGCTTCCATCCGCGCTCTGCAGCAAAGGGGGGTGATCTCCGGCTATCAGAATGGCCTGTTCCTTCCTAACCGTGAGATTAGCCGCGCCGAGATTATTGCTATGATCTCCAAGATCATTGACCTGAACAGTGTGAATTCTCCTGCCTCTTCCGGATTCTCTGATCTGGATAAGACATGGAATCAAGAACAGATCATGCAAGCGGCGGCAGCCGGTATTATTAGCGGGTCAGGCAATGGCGTCTTTCTTCCAGCCAGGCAGGCGTCCCGGGCCGAAGCTTTGACTATAGTCCTGCGTGTATTGGAGACTAATCCGGAGCTTAAGACCCTTCTGGATACCTTGAAATAA
- a CDS encoding histidine kinase N-terminal 7TM domain-containing protein, with product MTYNVYLSALLMAATCCSLLLVYLCFKRRDLPIAVSYGLGMLAGSFYSFGYAFEIVSTSLEHIRFWLRVEYIGIPFGTVLWFIMVLQYTGRQSWVRPRNIALMMIVPLITFTAHNTNEWHHLFYTSITMNETEGFPLVTLIKGPLYKLHVLYSYSFFIIGMFYLLQMLFRAVRGMKKQIVLMIIGSWGPFGFTLIYLSDAIYMPIDISPFGFLFSGVFYMWGIYQFNMLRIAPLALQRVFESMEEAVIILDTDNCLTSFNRSAKGIVGGLNYRNTGQPAAQVFSGYPLLLKMMAQGHDSASRIQLAGPDGNFYNVHLSFVRNKHLKIVGKMLLLRDVTEAVHAEERLRDNARQLSELNMFKDRMFSVVAHDIRDPLAVLVNLMELLEEEIQDGSGDHDEEILHEMGQQIRNTFGLVEVLLDWFRSQREGMIFDPVTRDLAYTVRANLRLLQQRSDTKQIQIISEIPEESYIYADKEMLDLIIRNLLSNAIKFSYRGGSIRLKAERRDRHMVIAVSDTGGGISPEQAGTLLQDDYRISSSGTSGERGVGLGLTLCREFVQLNGGELWFDSVPSKGSTFYFSLPLPPEAELAPAGTQHGEGLSQ from the coding sequence ATGACATATAATGTGTATTTATCGGCACTTTTGATGGCTGCGACCTGTTGCTCATTACTGCTGGTTTATCTGTGCTTCAAAAGAAGAGACCTTCCTATAGCGGTAAGCTACGGTCTGGGGATGCTGGCCGGCTCCTTTTATTCTTTTGGCTATGCCTTCGAAATTGTCAGTACCTCTCTGGAGCATATCCGTTTTTGGCTGCGCGTTGAATATATCGGGATTCCGTTCGGCACAGTGCTGTGGTTCATTATGGTACTTCAGTATACCGGCAGGCAGTCGTGGGTCCGTCCCAGGAATATTGCATTAATGATGATTGTTCCCCTAATAACCTTCACAGCCCACAATACCAATGAATGGCATCATTTATTCTATACAAGCATAACGATGAACGAGACAGAGGGCTTTCCGCTGGTCACCCTCATAAAAGGCCCGTTATATAAGCTTCATGTTCTCTATTCCTATAGTTTTTTCATCATAGGGATGTTTTATTTGCTGCAGATGCTCTTCCGGGCAGTCCGGGGGATGAAGAAGCAGATTGTCCTGATGATTATAGGTTCCTGGGGGCCCTTTGGTTTTACACTAATTTATTTGAGCGACGCGATCTATATGCCTATCGACATTTCACCCTTTGGTTTCCTGTTCTCCGGTGTTTTTTATATGTGGGGAATCTACCAGTTCAATATGCTGAGGATCGCGCCGCTGGCACTTCAGCGGGTGTTCGAATCGATGGAGGAAGCGGTCATTATTCTTGATACCGACAACTGCCTCACCAGCTTTAACCGCTCAGCCAAAGGAATAGTCGGCGGGTTGAATTACAGAAATACAGGCCAGCCTGCTGCACAGGTTTTCTCCGGGTATCCCTTGCTGTTGAAGATGATGGCACAGGGGCATGACAGCGCATCAAGAATTCAGCTTGCAGGCCCTGACGGCAATTTCTATAATGTCCATCTGTCTTTTGTCAGGAATAAGCATCTGAAGATTGTCGGAAAAATGCTGCTGCTAAGAGATGTGACAGAAGCTGTGCATGCAGAAGAACGGCTGCGTGACAATGCCCGGCAGTTAAGTGAGCTGAACATGTTCAAAGACCGGATGTTCAGTGTGGTTGCCCATGATATCCGTGATCCCTTGGCGGTCCTGGTCAATCTGATGGAGCTGCTTGAAGAGGAGATACAGGATGGCAGCGGGGATCATGATGAAGAGATCCTTCACGAAATGGGTCAGCAGATCCGGAACACCTTCGGGCTTGTGGAAGTGCTGCTGGACTGGTTCCGGAGCCAGAGGGAAGGGATGATCTTTGATCCGGTAACGCGGGATCTGGCATATACGGTACGGGCTAACCTGCGGCTCCTGCAGCAGCGGAGTGATACCAAGCAGATTCAGATCATTTCAGAGATCCCGGAGGAGAGCTATATCTATGCGGATAAAGAAATGCTGGATCTGATCATCCGCAATCTCTTGTCCAATGCGATTAAATTCTCGTACCGTGGAGGAAGCATCCGTTTAAAGGCGGAGAGGAGAGACCGTCACATGGTCATCGCTGTGAGTGATACAGGGGGAGGGATATCCCCGGAGCAGGCCGGTACCCTGCTGCAGGATGATTACCGGATCTCTTCATCCGGTACCTCTGGAGAGCGGGGAGTGGGCTTGGGACTGACTCTGTGCAGGGAGTTTGTACAGTTGAACGGGGGAGAGCTATGGTTCGACAGCGTACCTTCCAAGGGGAGCACCTTCTATTTCTCGCTTCCGCTCCCTCCGGAAGCGGAACTGGCTCCAGCAGGCACGCAGCACGGGGAGGGACTAAGTCAATGA
- a CDS encoding response regulator, with the protein MKVIIIDDEKAMHLILKRMLAKLEKVELMGSFLDTAAAFTYLSTHEVDLIFIDISMPRESGLEFAARLRRGGRNPKLVFITSHKEHALSAFEVYALDYIVKPVMQERLHETVLRAAAQTHLERAAEAGREPDLGKEVRISCLGGIEIEGVQGNKTKWKSRKSAELLGYLLVHKGRLVSRARLIEDIFGDMPQKNAEIYLNTTVYQLRKLLDTYGLKKHLHSESNHYAFTCMGVDVDLLGFEEGCRSMPVIDEANLEQAIELEQLYAGDLFGDHVYPWAWNEIERLSLMYSAFTRRLCTALLDKGETNTARRLLIKLLKRNELDEEAHMLLMRTLALQNNKDALNRQYLQFADILNREIGIPPSLEVKSYYAQLLSGLG; encoded by the coding sequence ATGAAAGTGATCATTATTGATGATGAGAAGGCTATGCATCTGATATTGAAACGGATGCTTGCCAAGCTGGAAAAGGTTGAACTGATGGGCAGCTTCCTGGATACTGCCGCTGCTTTTACCTATTTGAGCACTCATGAGGTGGACCTGATCTTTATAGATATCAGCATGCCCAGAGAAAGCGGCCTGGAATTTGCGGCGAGGCTTAGAAGGGGCGGCAGGAATCCCAAACTGGTGTTCATCACTTCCCATAAGGAGCATGCGTTGTCTGCCTTTGAGGTCTACGCCCTCGATTATATTGTGAAGCCGGTGATGCAGGAGAGGCTGCATGAGACGGTGCTAAGAGCCGCTGCACAGACTCATCTGGAGCGTGCGGCAGAAGCCGGACGGGAGCCGGATTTAGGCAAGGAAGTGCGGATCAGCTGTCTGGGCGGAATTGAAATCGAAGGGGTGCAGGGGAACAAGACCAAATGGAAATCACGGAAAAGCGCGGAGCTCCTCGGCTACTTGCTTGTACATAAAGGCAGGCTTGTGTCCCGTGCACGGCTCATTGAGGATATCTTTGGCGATATGCCGCAGAAGAATGCAGAGATTTATTTGAATACAACGGTCTATCAGCTGCGCAAGCTGCTGGATACCTATGGGCTGAAGAAGCATTTGCATTCGGAGAGTAACCATTATGCTTTTACGTGCATGGGGGTTGATGTGGATCTGCTTGGTTTCGAGGAGGGCTGCAGAAGCATGCCTGTGATAGATGAGGCTAATCTGGAACAGGCTATCGAGCTTGAACAGCTATATGCGGGCGATTTATTCGGAGACCATGTGTATCCTTGGGCCTGGAATGAGATTGAACGGCTGTCGCTAATGTATTCCGCATTCACCCGGCGTCTTTGCACGGCTCTGCTGGACAAGGGGGAGACGAATACGGCGAGGCGCCTGCTGATCAAGCTGCTGAAGCGCAATGAGCTGGATGAAGAAGCGCATATGCTGCTTATGAGGACCCTGGCTCTCCAGAATAACAAAGATGCCCTGAACCGGCAGTACCTGCAGTTCGCTGATATTTTGAACCGGGAGATCGGAATCCCTCCTTCGCTTGAGGTCAAATCTTATTATGCACAGCTGCTGTCCGGGCTAGGCTAA
- a CDS encoding GNAT family protein → MNRHSELVTGEKVYLRPLNGEDAEMYYHMFYGTEVRRLTGTKKHITKEQIENYIARKSGDDSTVLLLIALKENDEVIGDIAIQDIDGDNRNANLRIAIGDERHQGQGYGREALLLMLDYGFGILNLHRIELEVYSYNARAAHVYESIGFVQEGVRRQTLFYNHEYHDVIMMGMLESEYRERYLK, encoded by the coding sequence ATGAACAGGCATTCAGAACTTGTAACAGGGGAAAAGGTATATCTGCGCCCGCTCAACGGGGAAGATGCCGAAATGTATTACCATATGTTCTACGGCACGGAAGTCCGCAGGCTTACAGGAACGAAGAAGCATATCACCAAAGAGCAGATTGAGAATTATATCGCGCGTAAATCCGGAGATGACAGCACGGTGCTACTGCTCATCGCGCTGAAGGAGAACGACGAGGTTATCGGCGACATCGCTATTCAGGACATCGATGGGGATAACCGGAATGCCAATCTGCGGATCGCCATCGGGGACGAGCGGCATCAGGGACAAGGATATGGTCGTGAAGCGCTGCTGCTGATGCTGGATTATGGCTTCGGCATTCTGAATCTGCACAGGATTGAGCTGGAGGTCTACAGTTATAATGCCCGTGCTGCGCATGTATATGAGTCCATCGGGTTCGTGCAGGAGGGGGTGCGGCGTCAGACGCTGTTCTATAACCATGAGTATCATGATGTGATAATGATGGGCATGCTGGAAAGTGAATACCGGGAGCGTTATTTGAAGTAG
- a CDS encoding Hsp20/alpha crystallin family protein: MFDLVPFGKRRDDAFGVLAKSLNEVFNDDFFAPLTSNALSFRTDIRESEGAYLIEAELPGFRKEEIDIDYSSPYLTIKAVRTEESNEENKDHQMVRRERRYGEYVRRFYVQDIDDAGIRASLRDGVLSLEVPKRQKPQGKRIEIQDGGNASDRKELQ, from the coding sequence ATGTTTGATTTGGTTCCTTTTGGTAAACGCAGAGATGATGCTTTTGGTGTGCTGGCGAAGTCGCTGAACGAAGTGTTTAATGATGATTTTTTCGCACCGCTGACAAGTAACGCGCTGTCTTTCCGGACCGACATCCGTGAGAGTGAAGGGGCATATCTGATCGAGGCCGAGCTTCCGGGCTTCCGCAAAGAAGAAATCGACATTGATTATTCCAGCCCTTACTTGACGATCAAGGCGGTTCGCACAGAAGAGAGCAATGAGGAGAACAAGGACCATCAGATGGTGCGCCGCGAACGGCGGTATGGTGAATATGTACGCCGGTTCTATGTCCAGGATATCGACGATGCGGGCATCCGCGCTTCCCTGAGAGACGGTGTGCTGAGCCTGGAGGTGCCGAAGCGGCAGAAGCCGCAGGGCAAACGGATCGAAATTCAGGATGGCGGCAATGCATCAGATCGGAAAGAGCTACAGTAA
- a CDS encoding DnaJ C-terminal domain-containing protein has protein sequence MAANYYERLGVDQKASKQEIKKAYQKLAKKWHPDVNKAPEAEAKFKEAAEAYEVLGDEDKRKIYDEELRYGAAAGSRGQRSHGSASSASWESPFGAGWSSGAASSGGIPDEDLFGMFFGSRGAADRTGFFSGGSGARPGGSPWGEEFSTMQAQLEITLEQAYKGGNISVQAAGKDLNVQIPARSAEGTIIRVPGGGSGAGQGKGKGQVGDLLISLHLLPHEIYEPDGGDLLGTVEIAPWQAVLGGEAKVALPDGSSVKLKIPAGIASGGTLRLSGKGLRRPGGTNGDILFRMELVIPSDTSEAEKKLYRQLAESSSFQAGAKRRNSGGAQRRRTATR, from the coding sequence GTGGCGGCAAATTACTATGAGCGTCTTGGGGTAGATCAGAAGGCCTCGAAGCAGGAGATCAAGAAGGCCTATCAGAAGCTGGCCAAAAAATGGCATCCCGATGTCAACAAGGCCCCGGAGGCAGAGGCGAAATTCAAGGAAGCAGCCGAGGCATATGAGGTGCTGGGCGATGAAGACAAGCGCAAAATCTATGATGAGGAGCTCCGCTATGGTGCCGCTGCAGGCTCACGGGGTCAGCGCAGCCACGGATCAGCCTCCTCTGCGTCATGGGAATCGCCGTTTGGCGCGGGCTGGAGCAGCGGAGCCGCCTCTTCCGGCGGTATACCGGATGAGGATCTGTTCGGAATGTTCTTCGGCAGCCGGGGTGCGGCTGACCGCACCGGCTTCTTCTCGGGCGGCAGCGGCGCCCGTCCAGGCGGAAGCCCGTGGGGGGAGGAGTTCAGTACGATGCAGGCCCAGCTTGAAATTACGCTGGAGCAGGCCTACAAAGGCGGAAATATCAGCGTTCAGGCGGCGGGCAAGGACCTGAACGTACAGATTCCGGCGCGCTCGGCGGAAGGGACTATCATCCGGGTACCCGGCGGCGGAAGCGGAGCGGGCCAGGGCAAAGGCAAAGGCCAGGTCGGGGATCTGCTGATCTCGCTGCATCTCCTGCCGCATGAGATCTATGAGCCGGACGGCGGGGATCTGCTCGGCACGGTTGAGATCGCCCCTTGGCAGGCTGTGCTTGGCGGAGAAGCCAAGGTGGCGCTGCCGGATGGCAGCAGCGTGAAGCTGAAGATTCCTGCCGGTATAGCCAGCGGCGGAACGCTGCGCCTCTCTGGCAAGGGGCTGAGACGTCCGGGCGGAACAAATGGGGACATCCTGTTCCGGATGGAGTTGGTCATTCCGTCCGATACATCGGAGGCGGAGAAGAAGCTGTACCGCCAGCTGGCGGAGTCCAGCAGCTTCCAGGCCGGGGCGAAACGGCGCAACTCTGGCGGGGCACAGCGGCGTAGAACGGCAACGCGGTAA